The region TATGTGCATAAGGTATCTGGTGTTTTTTACCAAATACCTCAAATCATGAGAATAAGTGTAACAGCTTAGCTGTCCCGCTTGCGACTGAACCAGGGCACATCCACTTCATATTGCTCAACCTTATCGGCAACGCCCAGTGTCAGTGCAAACAGCGCCATGCGGATCAACACGCCGTTTTGAACCTGACGGAAGATAGCCAGGTTGTCGTTATTATTTAAATCATTGTCCAGTTCGTTGGCATCCCCACGGCTGTCGCGTGGTAGTGGGTGCATCAGTACCGACTCCGGTTTACAATGTGCGTCATAAATCGCCTGACTGATGCGAAAGCCGCCACGGTATTTATTGGCTTCTTCCTGTGACGGAAAACGCTCTTCCTGAATACGTGTCTGGTAGACGATATCTGCTGCCAGGTTGCCTTCCATCTGAGATACCAGCTCAATCTGGTGACCCGCATTACTGACCGCATCCAGAATATAGTCTGGCATCTGTAACCCGTCCGGGGCGACCATAGAAAAGCGCACGTTTTTATAGTGACACAGTAATTTAGAAAGGGAGTGCACTGTTCGGCCATATTTAAGGTCGCCAACCAAAGCGATATGCATGCCGTCAATGCCACGCTCAAAGCGTCCCAGTTCACGCTCAATCGTCAGCAGGTCCAGTAAGGCCTGAGTGGGGTGCTCGTTCGGACCATCACCACCATTGATCACTGGTACATCTGAACCGGTAGCAAACTCTGCAACCGAGCCAGCATCTGGATGGCGCATCGCTACTGCATCCGCGTAGGCCGAAATGACTCGGGCTGTGTCATACAAGGATTCTCCTTTGGCTAAAGCGGAACTTTGCATACCTGTGGTCTCGCGGACCGTGCCGCCTAGCAAATTAAAGGCGGTGCCGAAACTGACACGCGTTCGGGTACTGGGTTCAAAAAACAGGTTAGCTAATACAGCACCTTCTAACACGTTGGTACGTTTGTGCTTTTTAGCGTAGGGTTCCATTTTCTTAGCAACACTGAAAATCAGCTCAATGGCATCTCTGTCGAGTTCGTTGACGGAGAGGATGTTTTCACCTTGGAAACTTAACATGCGGCGATTCCTAATCACAGATTGACAACAGGAGGCGGGGAGCACTCCTAACCGAGCTCGCAAAGCAGGGGCATAAAGCGCACGCTGCGTTGGGTAACTGGAGCGACATAATAGCACAATTGTGGTTTTTTGGGCGCGGAAAATGACGGCTGGCTCGCCGTCATACTGTGTTATCAGAAAACCGGTTTCACGATGGCGAGCATGATAATGATCAGCAGTAAAATGACCGGGAATTCGTTAAAAATACGGTAGAAGCGATCGCTGCGCTGATTTCGATCGTGCTTAAAGTCCGCCAGAAGTTTGAAACAATAGGCATGATAGAGATACAGCATGATCACCGGCACTAGTTTATAGTGCAGCCACAGGTTTGCGCGGAACCATTCACGCCCGTAGCTGGTGATCAGCAAAATGCCAAAGACTGCTGTGAGAATGGCAAACGGGGTGACAAAATAGAGCAGCCGCCGCTCCATGATTTTAAGCATTGCCGAACAGGGCTTTTCGTCTGTCATAGCATGGTAAACAAATAGCCTGGGCAGGTAGAAAATCCCGGCAAACCAGGCAACCATAAAAAAAATGTGTAGCGCTTTATACACGAGCAGAGTAGTCATAGAACCTCTTGGTTGTCTTTACATTCAATTACAGCAAGCTGTTTCTTGTAGTGAGAATATGGCGGATCTGATCCCACCTTAGCAAGCCCATAATTTGTTCGTTATTCTTTTGATTATACACGTATACTGCGCCGGAGCGCTTGTCTTTAAGAATGTCGAATGCGTCGGCGAGCGTTGCTTGTGTACTCAGACCTTGTAACTCAATATAGGTGATAGTCATGCTCTGCTCTGAAATTAAACTGAGGTCATATTCCGCAAGCCGGTAACCATGCTCCGCGTCGTGCACTATCAGAGGCGTCTGGCTGTCGATGGCTGACAGAGTTTCTCGGATCTGATCTTTGTCATCTGAATAGAGGAGCTTGAAGCCTTCATCCATCTCTTCCATGATCCCCACCTTTTGCAGGGCCTCCTTGGCGGGAGAAACCTGATAGGGCAACCCTTGGAAATCAAGCTGTTGCAAGAAGATTGAGCGGTTACCAAATACTTGCAGTGCGGTGACATAGGCACAAGAAATCACTATCATAGCTGGCACCACAATCTGTGGACTGGAAGTCAGCTCCATGACCGCAGTAAGGGCAGCCAAAGGCGCATGTAAAGTGGCCGCCAGCAGGCCTGCCATACCCAGTACGCCATAAGTGCCAGCAACACTGACATCCGGTGAAATATACTGAGCGAAATACGCCATCAGGGTGCCAATTAACACGCCTAAACCAATCACAGGACCAATGATACCACCTGGGATCCCGAGCCCAATGGCAAAGATAGTGGCAAGCAGTTTCGCAATTAAAATCGTGGTGAGTAATTGAAGTTCTCCAGGGGTTTCGACTGCGATTTTAATGGCACTCATGCCTGAGCCCATGGCTTCTGGTACCAGGTAACCGATCAGACCGGCCAGTAACCCTGCAAGCATCAGGCGGGGAAACATACTGATGGGCTTAAACGTTTTTATAATAAGCATCAGGTTTTGGTTAAATGCAAAGGCGATGGCTCCAAGCACAAAACCGCATAAAATGAGAAATGGATAGTGCCAGAACGAGAGTGTTGAAACGCTGATCAATGACAGTTCCAGATCATGGCCAAACACATATTGCGTGGCCAGTGCGCCAGTGACCGCGGCAAGCATAATAGGCACAAAAATATGGATCTTATATTCCCTCAGTACCACTTCCATAACGAAAATCACCGCAGCCAGAGGTGTATTAAATGACGCAGCGATGCCGGCTGCAACACCACATCCGGCGAGTGTACGGGCTGCATTCATGGGGAGGTGCAGACGCTCAGCCAGAATGCTGGCACCGGTGGCACCCATGTGCACGGACGGGCCTTCCCTGCCAACGGAAAAACCACTGATGAGCGCGACGGCACCACCAAAAAATTGGTTGACCGAATTCCAGATTGGCATTTTTCCGTAGTGCTGTTTGATGCGATAGATAACAAACGGGATACCAAGGCGGTAATGCTTAAAGCCCGTCAAGCTGGCAAACAAAGCGATCAGTAAAGCGGCACCAACAGGCAGTAAAACGCGCTGGTGTTCCGGCAAAGTGGTGAAATCATCCGGACTATCTAAAAATATGCTTTGTACCAATAAGATGGTCAGACGAAATAAGATGATCAAGACTGCAGCAATCAAGCCTGCGCCAATTCCCAGCAAGCAAAGCTGAATGGACGTTTTTGGTTTCGCTAAGCGACGGCGTAAATTATCGAGCGACATACAATATTGGCCTGTAGAGAGTCTTGGTTGTGAGCAGCCTAGTGCCTTAGTGCTGCATTGAGTACCTTTAATGCATCTGATAAGTGTATCAAATATTCTAAGTCCTTGTAATTAAGTAAATCAGGC is a window of Pseudoalteromonas sp. R3 DNA encoding:
- a CDS encoding aspartate carbamoyltransferase yields the protein MLSFQGENILSVNELDRDAIELIFSVAKKMEPYAKKHKRTNVLEGAVLANLFFEPSTRTRVSFGTAFNLLGGTVRETTGMQSSALAKGESLYDTARVISAYADAVAMRHPDAGSVAEFATGSDVPVINGGDGPNEHPTQALLDLLTIERELGRFERGIDGMHIALVGDLKYGRTVHSLSKLLCHYKNVRFSMVAPDGLQMPDYILDAVSNAGHQIELVSQMEGNLAADIVYQTRIQEERFPSQEEANKYRGGFRISQAIYDAHCKPESVLMHPLPRDSRGDANELDNDLNNNDNLAIFRQVQNGVLIRMALFALTLGVADKVEQYEVDVPWFSRKRDS
- a CDS encoding CopD family protein, with protein sequence MTTLLVYKALHIFFMVAWFAGIFYLPRLFVYHAMTDEKPCSAMLKIMERRLLYFVTPFAILTAVFGILLITSYGREWFRANLWLHYKLVPVIMLYLYHAYCFKLLADFKHDRNQRSDRFYRIFNEFPVILLLIIIMLAIVKPVF
- a CDS encoding chloride channel protein, whose protein sequence is MSLDNLRRRLAKPKTSIQLCLLGIGAGLIAAVLIILFRLTILLVQSIFLDSPDDFTTLPEHQRVLLPVGAALLIALFASLTGFKHYRLGIPFVIYRIKQHYGKMPIWNSVNQFFGGAVALISGFSVGREGPSVHMGATGASILAERLHLPMNAARTLAGCGVAAGIAASFNTPLAAVIFVMEVVLREYKIHIFVPIMLAAVTGALATQYVFGHDLELSLISVSTLSFWHYPFLILCGFVLGAIAFAFNQNLMLIIKTFKPISMFPRLMLAGLLAGLIGYLVPEAMGSGMSAIKIAVETPGELQLLTTILIAKLLATIFAIGLGIPGGIIGPVIGLGVLIGTLMAYFAQYISPDVSVAGTYGVLGMAGLLAATLHAPLAALTAVMELTSSPQIVVPAMIVISCAYVTALQVFGNRSIFLQQLDFQGLPYQVSPAKEALQKVGIMEEMDEGFKLLYSDDKDQIRETLSAIDSQTPLIVHDAEHGYRLAEYDLSLISEQSMTITYIELQGLSTQATLADAFDILKDKRSGAVYVYNQKNNEQIMGLLRWDQIRHILTTRNSLL